One Oryza brachyantha chromosome 3, ObraRS2, whole genome shotgun sequence DNA segment encodes these proteins:
- the LOC102722288 gene encoding pentatricopeptide repeat-containing protein At1g77360, mitochondrial, translated as MELYRGMGRFHRTLLEARKVFARMLSSRGDALVDITDPARSLCKLIISCQKAAALEHELDHSGIRVTPDVAERVLERLDNAGMLAYRFFEWARRQKRGGCAHTVRSYHTVVSSLAKIRQYQLMWDVVAVMRREGVVNVETFGIIMRKYARSQKVDEAVYTFNVMEKYGVVPNLAAFNSLLGALCKSKNVREAQEIFDKMNSQFSPDAKTYSILLEGWGRAPNLPKMREVYSEMIDAGCEPDIVTYGIMVDSLCKTGRVEEAVRVVQDMTSRGCQPTTFIYSVLVHTYGVEMRIEDAVATFLDMEKDGIVPDVVVYNALVTAFCKAKKFQNAFRVLNDMEGHGISPNSRTWNIILNHLISLERDDEAYRVFRRMIKYCQPDSDTYTMMIKMFCENDKVEMALKVWKYMRLKQFLPSMHTFSVLINGLCDKGEVSQACVLLEDMIEKGIRPPGSTFGKLRQLLLKEGRKDVLDFLVKKMNILIQEPLFD; from the coding sequence ATGGAATTATATCGTGGTATGGGTCGATTTCACCGCACCTTGCTGGAAGCACGCAAGGTGTTTGCAAGAATGCTTAGCAGCCGCGGTGACGCCCTGGTGGACATCACCGACCCCGCCAGGAGCCTGTGCAAACTTATAATCTCCTGCCAGAAGGCCGCTGCGCTCGAGCATGAGCTCGATCACAGCGGCATCCGCGTCACGCCCGACGTCGCCGAGCGCGTCCTGGAGCGCCTCGACAACGCCGGGATGCTCGCGTACCGGTTCTTCGAGTGGGCGCGCAGGCAGAAGCGCGGTGGCTGCGCGCACACAGTCCGGTCATACCACACGGTGGTCTCCTCCCTCGCGAAGATCCGCCAGTACCAGCTCATGTGGGACGTCGTGGCTGTCATGCGCCGGGAGGGCGTGGTCAATGTTGAGACGTTTGGCATTATCATGAGGAAGTATGCCCGATCGCAGAAGGTTGATGAAGCTGTTTACACCTTCAATGTCATGGAGAAGTATGGCGTGGTCCCGAACCTCGCTGCCTTCAACAGCCTGCTTGGTGCGCTGTGCAAGTCCAAGAATGTGCGCGAAGCACAGGAGATCTTTGACAAGATGAATAGCCAGTTCAGTCCGGATGCCAAGACCTATAGCATCTTGCTTGAGGGCTGGGGGAGAGCACCTAACCTCCCAAAGATGCGAGAAGTCTATAGTGAGATGATTGACGCTGGTTGCGAGCCTGACATTGTCACATATGGCATCATGGTTGACTCACTCTGCAAGACAGGCCGTGTTGAGGAAGCTGTACGAGTGGTGCAGGATATGACCTCCAGGGGATGCCAAccaacaactttcatatacagTGTCTTAGTGCATACTTATGGTGTTGAGATGAGGATCGAGGATGCTGTGGCAACATTTTTGGATATGGAGAAGGATGGAATTGTGCCAGATGTTGTTGTCTATAATGCACTTGTTACTGCCTTCTGCAAAGCGAAAAAATTTCAGAATGCATTTAGAGTCCTAAATGATATGGAAGGCCATGGAATCTCTCCAAACTCAAGGACCTGGAATATCATCCTTAACCATTTGATTAGCCTTGAAAGGGATGACGAAGCATACAGGGTGTTCCGTCGCATGATTAAGTATTGCCAACCAGACTCTGATACTTACACCATgatgataaaaatgttttgtgaGAATGACAAGGTAGAGATGGCACTGAAAGTATGGAAGTATATGAGGTTGAAGCAATTTCTCCCAAGTATGCACACGTTCTCTGTGCTGATCAATGGGTTGTGTGACAAGGGTGAGGTTAGCCAAGCTTGTGTTTTGCTTGAAGATATGATAGAGAAGGGCATCAGACCTCCTGGTTCAACATTTGGCAAGCTAAGGCAGCTGCTTttgaaggaaggaaggaaagatGTGCTTGACTTTCTTGTTAAGAAAATGAATATCCTGATACAGGAACCTTTGTTTGATTGA